AAGCATTTCAGTGTATCCTTTTAATTCTCCACCAGCTAAAGTTTTAAAAGCAGCAGCTATATCTCTACCTATATGCTTTGAATGTACTGTATTGCCAACTACTATACCTAAAACTTCTACAATATCATATCCAGGAATAGTTTCTGTTGTTGTTACTATCATAAAAATTCCCCCTTTCAATTATTTTTTACCCATTCAACAATATCTTTTATAACCTTTTCATCAACATGACCTTCGCTATAATATTCATATGGATTTGGATCCCCATCACCTTTAATAAATAAATGGTTTAAATCA
Above is a window of Marinitoga sp. 38H-ov DNA encoding:
- a CDS encoding heavy metal-binding domain-containing protein; its protein translation is MIVTTTETIPGYDIVEVLGIVVGNTVHSKHIGRDIAAAFKTLAGGELKGYTEMLTEARNVAYERMVDEAEKLGADGIIGMRFSSSAVMQGASEMLAYGTAVKLIKK